From Streptomyces asiaticus, one genomic window encodes:
- a CDS encoding ABC transporter ATP-binding protein, producing MTQPTSGGDVRLDRISKTYGSFTAVHPLDLHIPAGSFFALLGASGCGKTTTLRMIAGLEDPTTGTVRLAGDDITVLPPHKRPVNTVFQSYALFPHLDVFENVAFGLRRRGVKSVKKQVGEMLELVQLGDFARRKPQQLSGGQQQRVAVARALINHPRVLLLDEPLGALDLKLRRQMQLELKRIQTEVGITFIHVTHDQEEAMTMADTVAVMNGGRVEQRGAPADLYENPGTTFVANFLGTSNLIEAEITDKSGGDLVLSAAGGKLALPADRCSAPVRTGGKLLVGVRPEKITLAHAEDAGAVPEGRNRITGRIVDSSFIGVSTQYLITTPDCPEITVYEQNIERDARLVPGAEVVLHWNPAHTFGLDAAQDIDAGTELDEEAP from the coding sequence ATGACCCAGCCCACCTCCGGCGGCGACGTCCGGCTCGACCGGATCAGCAAGACCTACGGGTCCTTCACCGCCGTCCACCCGCTCGATCTGCACATACCCGCCGGCTCCTTCTTCGCCCTGCTCGGCGCCTCCGGCTGCGGCAAGACCACCACCCTGCGCATGATCGCGGGGCTGGAGGACCCCACCACCGGGACCGTCCGGCTGGCCGGTGACGACATCACCGTCCTGCCGCCCCACAAGCGGCCCGTCAACACGGTCTTCCAGAGCTACGCCCTCTTCCCGCACCTCGACGTCTTCGAGAACGTCGCCTTCGGACTGCGCCGGCGCGGCGTCAAATCGGTGAAGAAGCAGGTCGGGGAGATGCTGGAGCTGGTCCAGCTCGGTGACTTCGCCCGCCGCAAACCGCAGCAGCTCTCCGGCGGGCAGCAGCAGCGCGTCGCCGTCGCCCGCGCGCTCATCAACCACCCCAGGGTGCTGCTGCTCGACGAGCCGCTGGGCGCGCTGGACCTCAAGCTGCGCCGCCAGATGCAGCTTGAGCTCAAGCGCATCCAGACCGAGGTCGGCATCACCTTCATCCACGTCACCCACGACCAGGAGGAGGCCATGACCATGGCCGACACGGTCGCGGTGATGAACGGCGGCCGGGTCGAGCAGCGTGGCGCCCCCGCCGACCTCTACGAGAACCCCGGCACCACCTTCGTCGCCAACTTCCTCGGCACCTCCAACCTCATCGAGGCCGAGATCACCGACAAGAGCGGCGGCGACCTCGTCCTCAGCGCCGCCGGCGGGAAGCTCGCCCTGCCCGCCGACCGATGTAGCGCACCCGTCCGCACGGGTGGGAAACTGCTGGTGGGGGTGCGTCCCGAGAAGATCACCCTGGCCCATGCCGAGGACGCAGGGGCCGTCCCCGAGGGGCGCAACCGGATCACCGGGCGGATCGTCGACTCCAGCTTCATCGGCGTCTCCACCCAGTACCTCATCACCACCCCGGACTGCCCCGAGATCACCGTCTACGAGCAGAACATCGAGCGCGACGCCCGGCTCGTCCCCGGCGCCGAGGTCGTTCTGCACTGGAACCCCGCGCACACCTTCGGCCTCGACGCGGCCCAGGACATCGACGCCGGTACGGAGCTGGACGAGGAGGCCCCATGA
- a CDS encoding polyamine ABC transporter substrate-binding protein, which produces MEARHEPESLSPPQIAAMRRSMTSGRMALTRRSLLRAGGAGAIAVGGLGALGGCGIPPAGRTEVDNASDDHSAEEKRLAFSNWTEYMDVGKGGRHPTLDAFQRRTGIKVKYTEDINDNVEFFGKIKPQLAAGQDTGRDLICVTDWLAARMIRLGWMQPLDPAQLPHAYTNLAKPFRTPDWDPGRAHSYPWTGIPAVIAYNKKATGGRKVTSVSQLLEDPKLKGRVGLLTEMRDTVGLTLLDMGKNPETVTADDYDAAIARLQKASDRGQVRRFTGNDYTGDLTKGDLAACMAWAGDLIQLQSDNPEIEFAIPDAGYMTATDNLLVPNKARHKRNAERLIDYFYEPKVAAKIAAYINYVCPVDGVREELAKIDKSLADNPLILPDEEMAAKSHSFRSLSSKEEAAFEDKFAKLTGA; this is translated from the coding sequence ATGGAAGCACGGCACGAGCCCGAGAGCCTGTCCCCACCGCAGATCGCCGCGATGCGGCGCTCCATGACCAGCGGCCGTATGGCGCTCACCCGCCGCTCCCTGCTGCGGGCGGGAGGCGCCGGGGCGATCGCCGTCGGCGGGCTCGGGGCGCTCGGCGGCTGCGGTATCCCGCCGGCGGGACGCACCGAGGTGGACAACGCCTCCGACGACCACTCCGCCGAGGAGAAGCGGCTCGCCTTCTCCAACTGGACCGAGTACATGGACGTCGGCAAGGGCGGCCGCCATCCGACCCTGGACGCGTTCCAGCGCCGTACCGGCATCAAGGTCAAGTACACCGAGGACATCAACGACAACGTCGAGTTCTTCGGCAAGATCAAGCCGCAGCTCGCGGCGGGCCAGGACACCGGCCGCGATCTCATCTGCGTCACCGACTGGCTGGCCGCCCGGATGATCCGGCTCGGCTGGATGCAACCGCTGGACCCCGCCCAACTGCCCCATGCCTACACCAACCTGGCGAAACCTTTTCGCACTCCGGACTGGGACCCGGGCCGCGCCCACTCCTACCCGTGGACCGGTATCCCCGCCGTCATCGCGTACAACAAGAAGGCCACCGGCGGCCGAAAGGTCACCTCCGTCTCCCAGCTGCTGGAGGACCCCAAGCTCAAGGGCCGGGTCGGGCTGCTGACCGAGATGCGCGACACCGTCGGGCTGACCCTCCTGGACATGGGCAAGAACCCCGAGACGGTCACCGCCGACGACTACGACGCCGCGATCGCCCGCCTCCAGAAGGCGTCCGACCGGGGCCAGGTCCGCCGCTTCACCGGCAACGACTACACCGGCGACCTCACCAAGGGCGACCTCGCCGCCTGTATGGCCTGGGCCGGGGATCTGATCCAGCTCCAGTCGGACAACCCCGAGATCGAGTTCGCCATCCCCGACGCCGGCTATATGACGGCCACGGACAACCTCCTGGTCCCCAACAAGGCACGCCACAAGAGGAACGCCGAACGGCTCATCGACTACTTCTACGAGCCCAAGGTCGCCGCGAAGATCGCCGCGTACATCAACTACGTCTGCCCCGTCGACGGGGTGCGCGAGGAGCTCGCGAAGATCGACAAGTCGCTGGCGGACAATCCGCTGATCCTCCCGGACGAGGAGATGGCCGCCAAGTCCCACTCCTTCCGCTCGCTCTCCAGCAAGGAAGAGGCGGCGTTCGAGGACAAGTTCGCCAAGCTCACCGGCGCCTGA
- a CDS encoding gamma-aminobutyraldehyde dehydrogenase — translation MDQRFDVTERFADGAQYIAGRLGEGGSEGTHAVVDPATGEQVFSYRLAGTADVDAAVAAAEAAFPEWAGATPGERSDAMHRFAAALTERADDLAHAESLQCGKPIKLSTEFDVPGSIDNTAFFAGAARHLEGKAAGEYSGDHTSYIRREPIGVIGSIAPWNYPLQMAAWKVLPAIAAGNTIVLKPAELTPLTSLMFAQAATEAGLPDGVVNVVSGTGREAGERLVSHPGVAMTSFTGSTAVGKRVAELATATVKRIHLELGGKAPFVVFDDADLEAAAHGAVAGALINTGQDCTAATRAYVQRPVYDAFVAAVADLMATVRMGDPFDPHTDLGPLISHAQRDRVAGFVERARGYATVVTGGEAPGGDLAKGAYYRPTLITGARQDSEVVQSEIFGPVLVVLPFDSDDEGIALANDTPYGLAASAWSRDVYRTGRASREIRAGCVWINDHIPIISEMPHGGVRASGFGKDMSAYSFEEYTQVKHVMFDNTAVVRKDWHRTVFGDRET, via the coding sequence ATGGATCAGCGGTTCGACGTGACGGAGCGATTCGCCGACGGTGCCCAGTACATCGCGGGCCGTCTGGGCGAGGGCGGTTCCGAGGGCACGCACGCGGTCGTCGACCCGGCCACCGGCGAGCAGGTGTTCAGCTACCGGCTCGCCGGTACAGCCGATGTCGACGCCGCCGTGGCCGCCGCCGAGGCCGCCTTCCCCGAATGGGCGGGCGCCACCCCCGGTGAGCGGTCCGACGCGATGCACCGCTTCGCCGCGGCGCTCACCGAGCGGGCGGACGACCTCGCCCACGCCGAGTCGCTCCAGTGCGGCAAGCCCATCAAGCTCAGCACCGAGTTCGATGTGCCCGGCTCCATCGACAACACCGCCTTCTTCGCGGGCGCCGCCCGGCACCTGGAGGGCAAGGCCGCCGGTGAGTACAGCGGCGACCACACCTCGTACATCCGCCGCGAGCCCATTGGTGTCATCGGCTCCATCGCCCCCTGGAACTACCCCCTCCAGATGGCCGCGTGGAAGGTCCTCCCGGCCATCGCCGCGGGCAACACCATCGTGCTGAAGCCCGCCGAGCTGACGCCCCTGACCTCGCTGATGTTCGCCCAGGCGGCCACGGAGGCGGGCCTCCCGGACGGCGTCGTCAACGTGGTGAGCGGCACCGGCCGCGAGGCGGGGGAGCGCCTGGTCTCCCACCCCGGGGTGGCGATGACCTCCTTCACCGGCTCCACGGCGGTCGGCAAGCGGGTCGCGGAACTCGCCACCGCCACCGTCAAGCGGATCCATCTCGAACTCGGCGGCAAGGCGCCCTTCGTCGTCTTCGACGACGCGGACCTGGAGGCCGCCGCGCACGGCGCCGTCGCGGGCGCGCTGATCAACACCGGACAGGACTGCACTGCGGCCACCAGGGCGTATGTGCAGCGCCCGGTGTACGACGCGTTCGTCGCCGCCGTCGCCGATCTCATGGCGACCGTAAGGATGGGCGATCCCTTCGATCCGCACACCGACCTCGGCCCGCTGATCTCCCACGCCCAGCGCGACCGCGTGGCGGGCTTCGTGGAGCGGGCCCGCGGTTACGCCACCGTCGTCACCGGCGGCGAGGCCCCGGGCGGCGACCTCGCCAAGGGCGCCTACTACCGGCCCACGCTCATCACCGGCGCGCGCCAGGACAGCGAGGTCGTCCAGTCCGAGATCTTCGGCCCGGTCCTGGTCGTCCTCCCCTTCGACAGCGACGACGAGGGCATCGCGCTCGCCAACGACACCCCTTACGGTCTCGCCGCCTCCGCCTGGAGCCGCGATGTCTACCGTACGGGCCGCGCCTCCCGCGAGATCCGGGCCGGCTGCGTCTGGATCAACGACCACATCCCGATCATCAGTGAGATGCCGCACGGCGGGGTGCGGGCATCCGGCTTCGGCAAGGACATGTCGGCGTACTCCTTCGAGGAGTACACGCAGGTCAAGCATGTGATGTTCGACAACACCGCGGTGGTCCGCAAGGACTGGCACCGCACGGTCTTCGGGGACCGAGAGACCTGA
- a CDS encoding DUF4190 domain-containing protein, which translates to MSSNTPGPQQGPYEPQANPYAAPPPPARPPAQQPQYPGAGYPAAPPVYPGAAGMPMQLSNGMGTAALVCGIVGLVCGITYFLWVFAVILGILAIIFGAIGKGKVSRGEANNGGSATAGLVCGIIGMVLPAIYLAALDAAVDSVF; encoded by the coding sequence ATGTCCAGCAACACACCCGGTCCACAGCAGGGACCGTACGAGCCACAGGCCAATCCCTACGCCGCGCCCCCGCCGCCGGCGCGGCCCCCGGCCCAGCAGCCCCAGTACCCCGGGGCCGGCTACCCCGCCGCGCCGCCCGTCTACCCGGGGGCGGCGGGGATGCCGATGCAGCTGAGCAATGGCATGGGCACGGCCGCGCTGGTCTGCGGCATCGTCGGTCTGGTCTGCGGGATCACCTACTTCCTGTGGGTCTTCGCGGTCATCCTCGGCATCCTGGCGATCATCTTCGGCGCCATCGGCAAGGGGAAGGTCAGCCGCGGCGAGGCGAACAACGGGGGATCGGCCACCGCGGGTCTGGTCTGCGGCATCATCGGCATGGTGCTCCCGGCGATCTACCTCGCCGCGCTGGACGCCGCCGTCGACTCCGTCTTCTAG
- a CDS encoding NADAR family protein has product MKTNGVGDSVSAEGSPPVPVDGGPRSVEELVDRVARGERLKYVWFWGHRPRPDGSAGSGCFSQWWPSPFSVDGVTYATAEHWMMAGKARLFGDAEAERRALGASHPKQAKDAGRAVRGFDEETWRRHRFGLVVEGSVHKFGHHPELRAYLLGTGARVLVEASPVDRVWGIGLAADDERAADPARWRGLNLLGFALMEARQRLISASGGGSTAGAETPA; this is encoded by the coding sequence ATGAAGACGAACGGGGTGGGGGATTCGGTTTCGGCGGAGGGAAGTCCCCCGGTTCCGGTGGACGGGGGCCCTCGGTCGGTCGAGGAGCTGGTCGACCGGGTGGCGCGCGGTGAGCGCCTGAAGTACGTGTGGTTCTGGGGGCATCGCCCCAGGCCGGACGGAAGCGCGGGTTCGGGGTGCTTCAGCCAGTGGTGGCCGTCACCGTTCTCCGTGGACGGGGTCACCTATGCGACGGCCGAGCACTGGATGATGGCGGGCAAGGCGCGGCTGTTCGGCGACGCGGAGGCCGAGCGCCGGGCGCTCGGCGCCTCCCACCCCAAGCAGGCCAAGGACGCGGGCCGCGCGGTGCGCGGCTTCGACGAGGAGACCTGGCGGCGCCATCGCTTCGGGCTGGTGGTGGAGGGCAGTGTGCACAAGTTCGGCCACCACCCCGAGCTGCGCGCCTATCTGCTGGGCACCGGGGCACGGGTGCTGGTGGAGGCCAGCCCGGTGGACCGGGTGTGGGGCATCGGGCTGGCGGCCGACGACGAGCGGGCGGCGGACCCGGCTCGCTGGCGAGGGCTCAATCTGCTGGGGTTCGCGCTGATGGAGGCGCGTCAGCGGCTGATATCGGCGAGCGGTGGCGGGAGCACCGCCGGGGCCGAGACGCCGGCATAG